The uncultured Bacteroides sp. genome includes the window CTCTATTCTTCCAATACGGACGTTATTTACTCATTTCCAGTTCACGCCCCAATTCGCCTCTACCTGTGGCTTTGCAGGGCTTCTTTAATGATAATCTAGCTTGTAATATGGGCTGGACCAATGATTATCATTTGGACATTAATACTGAACAAAACTATTGGATTGCTAATGTTGGAAATTTGGCAGAATGTAACGTACCCTTGTTTAATTATATAAAAGATTTATCTGTGCATGGAGCTAAGACCGCCCGAGTAGTTTACGGATGTAAAGGCTGGGTTGCTCATACTACAGCCAATGCCTGGGGGTATACACCTTCTTCTGGCAGCATTTTTTGGGGGCTTTTTCCTACGGCCGGTTCATGGTTGGCTTCACATCTTTGGTCGAATTATGAGTATACGCAAGATTCCGATTATCTGGGTCGTGTGGCTTATCCGTTGTTAAAAGGCAATGCCAAATTTCTATTGGATTATATGGTTAAGGATCCCGAAACAGGGCAGTTACTAACCGGGCCGAGCATTTCTCCTGAAAATTCGTTTCGCTATGACGGACAAGAGCTTGTCGCTTCTATGATGCCCACTTGTGACCGTGAATTAGTATATGAAATATTCTCTTCGTGCGTTCAGGCCGCCAATATTCTAAATACTGATCAGGCTTTTGCCGATAGTTTGCGTACGGCTATTGCTCAATTGCCTCCCATTCCTATTGCTGCCAATGGCACTGTACAGGAGTGGCATCAGAATTTTGAAGAAGCACATCCTAACCATCGACACACCTCTCATTTACTGGCTCTTTATCCGTTTGCTCAAATAACATTGCAAAAAACGCCTGAATTGGCAGTAGCTGCCCGTAAGACCATCGAAAAGCGTTTAAGTACGCCAGACTGGGAAGACACCGAATGGAGTCGTGCCAACCTGATCTGTTTTTATGCCCGTCTGAAAGATCCGCAACGGGCATATAGCAGTGTGAAAATGTTGCTTAATACTTTTACTCGTGAAAATCTGCTGAGTATGTCACCCAAAGGTATTGCCGGGGCACCTTATGATATTTTTATTTTTGACGGAAATGCTGCCGGAGCGGCCGGTATAGCCGAAATGCTTGTACAAAGTCACGAGGGTTACATTGAATTACTGCCCTGTTTACCACGCGAATGGAAGGACGGACAATTTAAAGGTTTGTGTGTGCGGGGTGGGGCCGAGGTATCAGTGTCTTGGAAAGATGCAATGGTACAAAAAGCCTCACTTAAAGCCACAGCCTCAAATACTTTTTATATGCAATTACCCGTTGGCAGAAAATATTCAATAAGATTGAACGGAAAGAAAGTTACTCCCGTTAACACAAATGGACGAATCAAAGTTCGGATGAAAGTGAATGATTTGCTTGAGATAAAATAGCAATAGGTGTTTTACATAAAAAAAGGATCCATATAAAAAAGTAAGATAATCCATACTCTAAGTAAATTATTCTATTCTCTATTAGCTCTATTCCTTGTTCCTTTGCAAAAGAATAAATTATTAAATCTATTTAGAGACATGAAAACACAATCTAATCTTTATATGTTCCTTATTGCACTGATTTCGGCCATGGGAGGCTTCTTATTTGGTTATGACTGGGTGGTAATAGGGGGAGCTAAACCTTTTTATGAACAATACTTTCAGATTGCCGATAATCCGGTTATGCAGGGATGGGCAATGAGTAGCGCTTTGATAGGCTGCCTTGTTGGAGCTCTGGCAGCGGGAAAGTTAAGTGATCGCCTGGGGCGAAAGCCTATCTTGATACTAGCTGCAGGGATGTTTATCTGTACTTCAATAGGCACCGGTTTCTCCCCGTCGTTTGCGTCTTTTAATGTATTTAGACTGATAGGAGGATTTGCCATCGGCATTGCTTCGAGCGTATCCCCCATGTATATTGCCGAAATTTCTCCATCTCATCTGCGGGGGCGCTTTGTTTCCATCAACCAGTTGACGGTAGTGTTGGGAATTCTTGCTTCACAGATAGTGAACTGGCAGATTGCTGAACCGGTAGCTATAGGCGCGACTCATGATATGATACGAGAATCATGGAACGGGCAGATGGGCTGGCGTTGGATGTTTTGGGCAATGATTGTACCTTCAACTCTGTTTTTTATATTTAGTTTTGTTCTGCCCGAGAGTCCCCGTTGGCTGGCTTCAAACGGTAAATCTAAAGCTGCGTTGAAGATCTTCACACGTATGGGCGGAACCGATTATGCCAATAAAGAGCTTACACTTATTGAGGCTTCTATGGTCGATAAGCAGCAACAGGGAGGAGGCTTTAGTCAATTATTTCATCCAGCCATGTATAAAGTCTTGACTATTGGGATTGTAATGGCTATTCTTCAGCAATGGTGTGGCATTAATGTTATCTTTAACTATGCTCAGGAAATATTTACGGCGGCCGGATATGGTATTTCGGATGTCTTAATGAACATTGTTGTGACAGGCATAACTAATGTCATTTTCACTATATTGGCAATGTTTGTTGTCGACCGCTGGGGGCGCAAAGCCCTGACATTGATAGGTTCGTTTGGCTTGGCTATTATTTATGCTTTTATGGGCACGGCATATTATTTTCATATAACCGGTATGGTATTATTGGTGATTGTGGTACTGGCTATTGCCTGTTATGCCATGACATTGGCTACGGTTATGTGGGTTATTATTTCCGAAATATTTCCTAATCGGATACGGGGGCTGGCGATGTCTGTTTGTACCTTTGTTTTGTGGACTGCTTGTTTTATTCTTACCTATACTTTCCCTATACTGAATAGCCATTTAGGAGTGGCCGGTACATTCTGGTTGTATGGCCTCATTTGTCTTGCCGGAGGTATTTTCGTTGTATTTAATTTGCCGGAAACGAAGAATAAGAGTCTTGAGGAGCTGGAAAAAGAATTAGTAAAATAGCAATATATTTATGGAGAAAATAACTGAATATTTAATTCAAAGTACTGTTCACACCAATGATGTGCGTGCATGGGAAGAAGATATAATGCTTCCTACTTATGAAATAGGTAAGGAAGAAAAGAATCCTATCTTCCTTGAAAAAAGAGTTTATCAGGGAAGCAGTGGTTCAGTATATCCTTATCCGGTGGTCGAAAAAATTTCAGATCGAAAAACGGATAAGAAATACCATGTTCTTTTTATTGAAAATGAGTATATCAAAGTCATGATTCTGCCTGAATTGGGCGGGCGAATTCACATGGCCTATGATAAAGTAAAGAAACGCCATTTTGTGTATTACAATCAAGTTATTAAACCGGCACTGGTAGGTCTTACGGGACCATGGATTTCGGGAGGTATTGAGTTTAACTGGCCGCAACACCATCGTCCCTCTACTTTTCTCCCTACAGATTTCTCTATTGAAGATAATGCCGATGGTAGTAAGACGATTTGGTGCAACGAAGTGGAGCGGATGTTTAGAACCAAAGGAATGCAGGGATTTACAGTATATCCCGGTAAGGCCTATATTGAGATTAAAGTAAAGATCTATAATAGAACATCATTCCCTCAAACTTTTTTATGGTGGGCCAATCCGGCTGTGGTGGTCAATGAACATTATTATTCGGTATTTCCACCGGATGTGGACACTGTGTTTGATCACGGAAAGCGCGATGTCTCTTCTTTCCCGATTGCAACCGGCGTGTATTATAAGCAAGATTATTCGGCTGGTGTCGATATTTCAAGATATAAAAACATACCGGTACCTACATCGTACATGGCCGTTAAATCTAAGTATGATTTTGTAGGCGGGTATGAGGAACATGCCAAAGGCGGATTACTGCATGTGGCTGATCACCATGTTTCTCCCGGAAAGAAGCAATGGACGTGGGGCAATGGCGATTTTGGTGTGGCATGGGATAGAAACCTGACGGATGAGGATGGCCCGTATATTGAATTGATGACAGGCATGTATACGGATAACCAACCCGATTTCTCATGGTTGCAGCCTTATGAAGAAAAATCGTGGGTACAGTATTTTATGCCGTACAGTGAGGTGGGATATGTGAAGAATGCTACCAAAGATGCTTTGCTGAATGTGGAGGTGAAGGAAGGAATGTGCACTATAAAGCTTTATACCACAGGAGTTAATAGCGGTCTGCATGTGATAGTGAAAAATATTAAAGGTGAGCTTTTATTTGATAGAACCGTACATGTATCACCTACCGAGCTTTTCTCTGCAACTTTCTCGATCGACGGAATGAAAGAAGAAGATCTTATTACTGAAATTATTAATTCGGAAGGGAGAATATTGCTTTCTTATCAGGCGGATAAATCCGAAATAAAACCGATGCCTGAACCGGCTAAAGCTGCTAAAGCTCCAAAAGACATTGCATCAATTGAGCAATTGTTTCTGACTGGTCTGCATTTGGAACAATATCGTCATGCCACTTACAACCCGATGGATTATTATCAGGAGGCATTAAACCGTGAACCCGGAGATGTACGTTGCAACAATGCCGTAGGTCTTTTATTAATGCGTAAAGGGCAGTTTGCTCAAGCTGAAGCTTATTTCCGAAAAGCCGTTGATACATTGACAGAGCGAAATCCTAATCCGTATGATGGTGAGCCGTATTATAACCTTGGCTGGAGTTATAAGATGCAGAACAAATTGGATGAGGCTTACGACGCCTTTTTCAAATCGGCTTGGAATGCAACTTGGCAGGATGCGGCCTATTATGCTCTGGCACAAATTGAAACTTTTAGAGGTAACTATGAAAGTGCTTTGGATAAAATTAATCGTTCTCTCGTACGAAATTGGCATAATCATAAGGCACGCCAATTGAAGGCATCTATCTTACGTAAATTACATCGGGAAAAAGAGGCCGAATCTCTGATCAAAGAATCTCTGGAAATAGACGGTTTTAATATGGGATGCCGTTTTGAGAAGTATTTGTTGACAAACGATAAGTCTGTTCTTGATGAGATGAAAGGATTGATGAGGGAATGGGCACACGATTACATAGAGTATGCTCTTGATTTTGCAGCTGCCGGATTGTATGATGAAGCTATAAGTATACTCGACTGTTATATTTCAGGTGTAAGTACAGTTTATCCGATTGCTTATTACGCCACTGGCTATTTTTACTCATGCAAAGGAAATACGAGGAGTGCACAAGAGTACTATCAGAAAGCAGAAAAGGCAGATCATTCTTATTGTTTTCCAAATCGTATTGAAGAAGTGCTGATATTGCAGAATGCCATGTTGCTTAATAAACAATGCGCTATGGCTGCATATAGTTTAGGCAATTTTTGGTATGCCGCCCGTCAATACGATGATGCAATTGTCTGTTGGGAGGCTTCTGCTACTATCCGGAGTAATTTCCCTACTGTTTGGCGTAATCTGTCTCTGGCTTATTATAATAAGCAAAATAATGAACAAAAAGCATTGGAGGCGTTGGAAAAGGCATTTGCTTTGAACAAACATGACTCCCGTATTTTGATGGAACTGGATCAACTTTACAAACGCATTGGCCGTCCGCATGCCGTGCGTCTGGCTTTCCTGGAACAACATCTTGAGGAAGTTGAAGAACGCGACGATCTTTCTATTGAACGCATTACATTGTATAATCAGTTGGGACGTTACGCTAAAGCAAGACAATTAATAGCTGGTCGTAAGTTCCATCCGTGGGAAGGGGGAGAAGGCAAAATTACCGGACAATATGTTTTGTGCCATGTTGAATTGGCCAAGATTGCGTTAGATGATAAACGTTATGCCGATGCGTTGGCTCTATTGGAAGAAACGGAGATATATCCTCCTAATTTGGGCGAAGGCAAGTTGATAAATGCTGAAGAAAATGACATTTGGTATTATAAAGGGAAAGTCTATTGTGGATTGGGCGATGAAGAAAAAGCTACGGAATGTTTCCGTATGGCCACCATAGGTTCGTCTGAGCCACAGCAAGCTTTTTTTTATAACGATCAGCAACCCGATAAGATTTTCTATCAGGGGCTGGCGTGGAAAGCTTTGGGGCTGGTTGATAAGGCACGCAGTTGCTTTAACAAACTGATTAAGCATGGAGAAAAACACCTGTTTGATGTTTGCAGGATAGATTACTTCGCTGTCTCTTTACCCGATCTGGCCATTTGGGAAGATGATTTGGATAAGCGCAATCGAATGCATTGCAATTATGTAATGGGATTGGGCTATTTAGGGTTGAGTGAGGCAAACAAGGCTATTGAATTCTTTGATAAAGTAATACAAATGGATATTAATCACCAAGGTGCACAAATCCACCGTAATCTTTGCAATAAATTACAATGAAAACAACAATTAAATATTATTTATGCATTTCGTTCATGATCGTATGTTTGTGCTTCAAAGTACAAGCACAAAAGTCATCTGTGTACGAAATAGCATCACCGGATAAAAGCTTGGTGATAGTTGTCGAGAATGATTCTGTGTTACGCTATTCGTTGAAGAAGAATAACAATATTGTTATTAATCCGTCCACTATCCGCCTGATGATGAACGGTGGTCCAGTATGGGGAGAGAAAGGAATTGTTATCGGTCAGACTATCGGCACTACCAATGAAAAAGTTTATCCGGTAGCAGGTAACGATCGTGAGTTGACTAACCATTATAATCAACTTTCATTAAAGTTTAAAAAGGGATATTCTGTTGTTTTTCGCCTTTACAATGAGGGGATGGCTTATCGCTTTTGCGGAAACCGTCCGGCACAGGATTCACTTGTTGTTGTAAATGAAGACGCTTCTTTCAATCTGAGTGATAATCCTGCTGTGATACTTCCTCAGACCGATAATTTCACGGCATGGGAATTGAGTAATGTGTTGTACAATGGTGTGTCTGATATAAAAGAAAATAAATACGGCATTACACCCACCTTGTTTACTAACCAAAAACAAAACTTGCGTATAGTCATTGCAGAGTCCGATCTTAATAATTATCCCGGTATGTATATTCGTAAGAAAAACGGTATGATGAGGGGCTTTTGGGCTGCCTATCCTAAGAAAATTGAAATGGGTAGCTGGGGTAATTTTATTACTGTGGTCAAGGAGCGTCAAAACTATTTGGCACGTACGGCCGGGAACCATGCCTTTCCGTGGCGTGTGGCTATTGTGGCACAAAATGATAAGGATTTATTGGCTAATAATATGATCTATCTTCTTGCTAAGCCTCAGCAAATAAGTAATACCGATTGGATACACCCCGGAAAAGCAACATGGGAATGGTGGCATTGTGCCATTTTGGAGAAAGCTCCTTTCAAGTCCGGATCTAAGAATCTGTCAACTCAATTGTATAAGTATTATATTGATTTTGCAGCTGAAAATAAAATAGATTATTTGTTGGTGGATGCCGGTTGGAGTAATGTGTTTAATCCCACAGATCTCAATAAGAATATTGACATAAAAGAAGTCATTCGCTACGGTAAGGAAAAGAAAGTCGGCGTGTGGTTGTGGACGGTTGCGGCTACTCTGTTTCAAAATCCGAATTGTTACTTGGACTCCATCAGCAGTTGGGGAGCAGCCGGCGTAAAAATAGATTTCTTTGATCGTGATGATGCACAGGTAATGCCTGAATATGAGAACTTGGCAAAAGCTTGTGCCGAGCGCCATCTGATGGTCGATTTTCACGGATGTAGCAAACCTACGGGGCTTAATCGCGCCTATCCGAACATACTTTCGTATGAAGCCATGAGAGGTGAGGAATGCTTTAAGTGGGATACCAGTTCAAATCCGGACTATCAGCTTCAATGTGTTTTCAGTCGCATGCTGGTCGGAGGGATAGACTACACGCCCGGATCTATGCGCAACTGTACACTTGAAAAGTTTAAACCAATAGATCCCGGACTTCCCAGTTCGTTAGGAACGCGCGCGCATGAACTGGCTATGTATGTGGTGTTAACTTCTCCGTTTGCCTGTTTGTCCGATTCTCCGGACGAGTACCGTAAATATCCCGATATCCTTAATTATCTTGGGAGGGTTCCTACATCGTGGGATAAATCCGTGCCTCTGGCGGCCCGTGTTGGCGAATATGCTGTTATAGCTAAACAAAAAGGGGATGTGTGGTATGTGGGCGGATTAAATGCCTGGGGTGAGAGGAAGATAACGTTCAATTGCTCTTTTCTGGAACCGGGAAAGAAATACACCGTAGAATTGTTTAAGGATAAAAAGGCAAGTAATAAAGAAGCTCAGATATACGAACACAAAGTTATTAAAATAACCGGAGATAAAACTTTCCAAATGGATATGGCATCGGGAGGAGGTTTTGTAATGGTCATCAATGAATTATAAAGCGAGGGGAGCTTGCGCATAATGCTTTAAGCGAAACATTGCGCAAGCTCTCTCTCTTTTTAGAAAAAAAGAACAACTAACGGTTCTTAATTGTAAGCTGTGTATAAGGGTCTGTCAGAGGGAGACTTTCCCCAACTGGAAGGTTTCTTTCCCATTTTAAATTCGAGGGTGCTGCCATTCATTATATCTTGGTGTGTAATATAGGTTTTACTGTATGTTTTCCCGTTCAAACGAGCCGATTGAATATAAATTTCATCCGCGGTTTTTCGAGGAGCTTTTACCGTAAATATTTTGCCGTTGGCTAGTTTTATAGCGCTTTCTTCGAGTACAGGGGTTCCTATTACATAGATTCCGCTGGTTGGGTTCACAGGATAAAAGCCCATGGCACTGAATACATACCAGGAAGACATCTCACCGCAATCGTCATTACCTACATAACCTGATGAACTGTCATTATAGAAACTATCTATAATATGCGAAATGTATTTTTGCGCCTTCCAGGGTTGCCCTACGTAATTGTAAAGATAGGCTACGTGGTGGCAGGGCTCGTTACCGTGTGCATATTGGCCTACAAATCCCGAAGCATTATCATTCAGTTCACCACTTTGATGATGGGTAGTGAAGAATGTATCCAGTTTCCCGGCAAAAGCTTTGTCTCCACCAATTAATTGTATAAGCGCCGGTATGTTTTGTGGAACATACCAGAGGTATTGCCAAGCGTTTCCTTCAGTAAAAGGATAGCCGCCGTTGGCTCCGTATTTATAAGGATCAAATGGCTCTATCCAGTTACCTTTGTTGTCTTTGGGTTGAAAGAATCCCGATGTAGAGTTAAAGAGATTACGATAGAATTCCGAACGTTTAACGAAACGGGTATAGTCTTCGTTCTTCCCCAGTTTTTTAGCCAGTTGGGCCGCACACCAATCGTCATAAGCTTGTTCCAAAGTGATTGACACGGATTGGCTTTGTCTGTTCTCAGGCATATATCCGTATTTCTCCCATGTCTCTACGGGAAAATTCGGATGAGGAGTTAACAAACTGTTGTGAATGGCTTCGTACGCCTTTTCGTTGTCAAGATGAGGGATTCCTTTCATAATGGACTCTACAATGACGGGGATGGAATGATTACCTATCATGCAATAGTTGTCCTGCCCCCATAGTTGCCAGATGGGAAGGTATCCGTAATAGTCGTACTGGCGTATCATGCTTTTTACGAAATCGGCTTCCCGATCGGGCTGTATCAGATTGTATAGCGGATGTGCAGCCCGGAAGGTGTCCCATAAAGAGAACGTTGAATAGTGAGTTTCGCCTTCGGGCAAATGCCGGGTCGTATAATCGGCAGCCATATACTCACCGTTTACGTCGGACATTGTGTTGGGTTGCACCATGGCGTGATAAAGTGCGGTGTAAAATAATTCTTTTTGAAGATCAGTCCCTTTGACGTTAATCTTGCTAAGCGCCTTTTCCCATTTCGTTTCTGCTTCCGATGCTATGGCATCAAAATTCCATTCGGGAACTTCTTTTGCCATATTGAGACGGGCATTTTCTATAGAAACAGGTGAAAGTGCTACTTTACTTATCAGTGCATTTCCGTCTGCTACATTAAAATGCAGGGTGGCGAGCAGATTCGTACCGTTTATAACGGAAACGTCCTTATACTTGCGGTCACCGTCAGACATGGCGGAAGAGAGGATAACCTTGGAGAACTCTATGTGAAAATATATTTTCCTTAACTTGGCCCAGCCGGTAATGATACGATAGCCTTCTACGGTAGTGGAATTTACGATACGTATCTGTGCGTTGATGATGCGACGCCCCCAACTTCCTTTATTAGCAGAATGATCTATGTCCAGAATTACTTGCGCATCGGCCCCCGTCGGAAATTGATAACGATGTAGCCCGACGTGTGTGGTTGCCGTTAACTCGGCATTGATGTTATCATCGGTCAATAATACCTGATAATACCCGGGATGTGCCGACTCTTGTTTGTGTGAGAAATTTGATTGATTGCGGCCATCTGTAGTAGGCAGCAGCAGTATGTCGATAAGGTCGGCGGCTCCTGTGCCGCTTAGGCGGGTATGACTGAAGCCGAAAATGGTGTGGTCATTGTAATCGTATCCCGAAGCTTGTGCCCAATCAGGCGCTTTGCGGGTGTCGGGACTTAATTGTACCATACCGAAAGGTACGGTGGCTCCCGGATAGTTATTGCCCGAGAGGCTCGATTCTACTGCTCCGGTACCAATAAACGGATTGACCCATCGGGTGACTTTCTGGGCATTTAGCAAAGTGGCAGACAGGAGGATGCCTGATAGTAAACAGAATGTTCGTTTCATGATATATTGTTAAATTAAAACTTTCCCTAAAAGTACTGGATTTAGTTGTGCGAAACGGATGCATTTTCGTCTTTTTTAAGCTCCTTTGCGTCAAAAGGCTACCATTTATAGCAAATGGTGAGTGGGCTAACGATAATTTAGCTCTTTCATAAAAAGTTTATCGGAAAAGTGACATAAGTCACGCACTAAGGGCTAAAACCCTTTACAAGTAATCATTTCAGGTGCGTGACTTTGGTTTGAAAGTCACGCGATGTCACGCAAAGTCACGCGGTCTGTCTTGTCCTGCTTTTGATTGGTTATTTTGGGTTATACTTTTAATTATAAGCCGTGTCTTCTCTTGTTTCGTTACTTATCAGCACTGCTTACACCCGGGTGGGCAGAGCCTGTACATCCGGGTGGAGGTGAGTTCCGGATGGGGGTGTGCAGGATCTGCATATCCGGGTGGAGGCGCTTGTAATAAGGTTACATTCGCCTTTCTTTAAGCCATTTTATATGTCTTGTTTAATTAGTGTATAGCATAAATTAAACTGTTAAAATTATGACTTGGAGTAATCAACTAAATACTATGCTTATATTTAAATGAATGTATTGTTTATAACACATAGGCGTTGAATCCGGGTTAGAAAATGGTCACCAATCTTTTGGATTGATCCGAAATGAACCTTCATTATAATAAAAAAAGCACCCAGAAGTGGAAGCCTCCCAAATGCTTTATTCTTAAGTGTAGCGCGGCCCAGGATTGAACTGGGGACCTCATGATTATGAATCATGCGCTCTAACCGGCTGAGCTATCGCGCCATCGTTTCTCGATTGCGGGTGCAAAGATATTGCTTTTTCCGAAACCTCCAAAATAATTGTAGCCATTTTATCCCTTTTCTTTTCAACTGCCCTTAAAGCCTCTGTTTTGTGGTTCGAGGTTTTGGGAAATAGAAAGAGTGGAGATGATGGAATAAAGTCAGTGAATAGTATCGCGTTATTAGAAAAAAGTCTCTATCTTGGCACGCACATTTAATAAATGAACTATGAATCGGGAAAAAATACATCTGGAGTATCTTCTAAATGCGACCTCAAGGAACATTATATGGTCGTCAATAAGTACGCCTACCGGTCTCGAAGACTGGTTTGCTGATAAAGTTGTGTCGAATGATAAAGTGGTTAGTTTTTATTGGGGAAAAACAGAAAAAAGAGAGGCGGAAATAATAGCGATAAGAGCTTATTCCTTCATTCGATTTCGCTGGCTGGATGATGAAAATGAACGTGAGTATTTTGAACTTAAAATGACAAATAACGAATTGACCGGTGATTATGTTCTTGAAATAACTGATTTTGCGGAATCGGATGAAATTAGCGACCAGAAAGAATTATGGGATTCTCAGATAGATACGCTTAGAAGAAGCTGCGGATTCTAATGCCTGAAAATTTCTTGCTATCCTTTTTTTGTGCTAATTTTGTATCTTAATTATATGAGTCGTTAAGATGCTACGCATAAAAAGATTAGATGTATTTATTGTAAAGAGTTTCTTGTTGCTCTTTCTTGGCACTTTTTTTATTTGCCTTTTCATATTCATGATGCAATTTCTGTGGAAATATGTGGATGAATTAGTTGGGAAAGGTCTGGAAATGCAGGTGTTGGCCCAATTTTTCTTTTATTCAGCTCTTAGCCTGGTTCCATCGTCTTTACCATTAGCCGTTTTACTAGCCTCTTTGATTACTTTCGGGAATTTTGGAGAACGCTATGAATTGCTTGCTATGAAAGCGGCAGGAATCTCCTTGTTGAAAATCATGCGTCCTCTGGTTGTTTTTGTAGCACTTCTATGCTGTGTTTCTTTTTTCTTTCAAAATGTAATAGGGCCTAAGGCTGAGGTCAAGTTATGGACTCTATTGATTTCAATGAAGCAAAAGTCACCTGAGCTGGACATTCCGGAGGGGGTGTTTTATGATGAGATTGAGGGATACAACTTATATGTGAAGAAGAAGAACCGTGATACAGGCATGCTGTATAATGTGATGATTTACAATTTCTCCGACGGTTTTGAGAATGCTCATATTATTGTTGCCGATTCCGGCCGTTTGGAGATGACGGCAGATAAACAGCACTTGTTTTTGCATCTGTATAGCGGCGAAATGTTCGAAAACCTCAGGGCTCAAAACTATAATTCCGAGAATGTACCTTATCGCCGGGAAAGTTTCAAGGAAAAGCATACGATTATAGAATTCAATTCGCAGTTTAATATGGTTGATGCCAGTATTATGAGCAATCAATCGAGAAGCAAAAACATGAAAATGCTTGAATCTTCTATTGATTCAATGACAATGCTTAACGATAGTATAGGTCGGTCTTATTATAAAGAAGCGACTCAAAGTGCCTATCGGATTGTTCCTTCTCTTTCAAAGCAAGATACATTAAAAATAGCTTCTGCGCGACTTGGAGATTATAATGTGGATAGTTTGTTTAACTCTTCTACTCTGATGCAGAAACAACGAATAATAAGTGCGGCAGTGAGTAGTGCCGGCAGTTTAGGGGGCGATTGGAGCTTTAAAAGCTTTAATATAAAACAAAACGATCAGGATATCCGTAAGCATAAAACGGAGTGGCATAATAAAATAACCCTCTCTCTGGCTTGTCTTATTTTCTTTTTTATCGGAGCACCACTTGGAGGTATAATTCGCCGGGGTGGTTTGGGCATGCCGGTTGTTGTGTCAGTTCTTATTTTTATTATCTATTATATTATTAATAATACGGGCTATAAAATGGCTCGTGATGGCAATTGGGTTGTTTGGATGGGAATGTGGACAAGCACTTTTGTGTTAGCTCCTCTGGGGGCCTTTCTCACTTATAAATCGAATAAAGACTCTGTAGTGCTTAATGCCGATGCATATATCAACTGGTTTAAACGTGTAGCGGGCATCAGGAGTGTGCGTAATATATTTAAGAAAGAAGTGACCATTGTTGATCCCGATTATAATAGAATTATAACAGATCTTGGTTTACTTAGTG containing:
- a CDS encoding START-like domain-containing protein, which translates into the protein MNREKIHLEYLLNATSRNIIWSSISTPTGLEDWFADKVVSNDKVVSFYWGKTEKREAEIIAIRAYSFIRFRWLDDENEREYFELKMTNNELTGDYVLEITDFAESDEISDQKELWDSQIDTLRRSCGF
- a CDS encoding LptF/LptG family permease — protein: MLRIKRLDVFIVKSFLLLFLGTFFICLFIFMMQFLWKYVDELVGKGLEMQVLAQFFFYSALSLVPSSLPLAVLLASLITFGNFGERYELLAMKAAGISLLKIMRPLVVFVALLCCVSFFFQNVIGPKAEVKLWTLLISMKQKSPELDIPEGVFYDEIEGYNLYVKKKNRDTGMLYNVMIYNFSDGFENAHIIVADSGRLEMTADKQHLFLHLYSGEMFENLRAQNYNSENVPYRRESFKEKHTIIEFNSQFNMVDASIMSNQSRSKNMKMLESSIDSMTMLNDSIGRSYYKEATQSAYRIVPSLSKQDTLKIASARLGDYNVDSLFNSSTLMQKQRIISAAVSSAGSLGGDWSFKSFNIKQNDQDIRKHKTEWHNKITLSLACLIFFFIGAPLGGIIRRGGLGMPVVVSVLIFIIYYIINNTGYKMARDGNWVVWMGMWTSTFVLAPLGAFLTYKSNKDSVVLNADAYINWFKRVAGIRSVRNIFKKEVTIVDPDYNRIITDLGLLSADCKVYADNNRLMKAPDYFKLWMINHHDEEIISLNDRLETLIEEMSNSKSITLLNALNNYPIIAVHAHVRPFNIYWLNLVAGLLVPIGLFFYIRIWAFRIRLRKDIDRIAKTNEEIITIIQTNL
- a CDS encoding GH92 family glycosyl hydrolase encodes the protein MKRTFCLLSGILLSATLLNAQKVTRWVNPFIGTGAVESSLSGNNYPGATVPFGMVQLSPDTRKAPDWAQASGYDYNDHTIFGFSHTRLSGTGAADLIDILLLPTTDGRNQSNFSHKQESAHPGYYQVLLTDDNINAELTATTHVGLHRYQFPTGADAQVILDIDHSANKGSWGRRIINAQIRIVNSTTVEGYRIITGWAKLRKIYFHIEFSKVILSSAMSDGDRKYKDVSVINGTNLLATLHFNVADGNALISKVALSPVSIENARLNMAKEVPEWNFDAIASEAETKWEKALSKINVKGTDLQKELFYTALYHAMVQPNTMSDVNGEYMAADYTTRHLPEGETHYSTFSLWDTFRAAHPLYNLIQPDREADFVKSMIRQYDYYGYLPIWQLWGQDNYCMIGNHSIPVIVESIMKGIPHLDNEKAYEAIHNSLLTPHPNFPVETWEKYGYMPENRQSQSVSITLEQAYDDWCAAQLAKKLGKNEDYTRFVKRSEFYRNLFNSTSGFFQPKDNKGNWIEPFDPYKYGANGGYPFTEGNAWQYLWYVPQNIPALIQLIGGDKAFAGKLDTFFTTHHQSGELNDNASGFVGQYAHGNEPCHHVAYLYNYVGQPWKAQKYISHIIDSFYNDSSSGYVGNDDCGEMSSWYVFSAMGFYPVNPTSGIYVIGTPVLEESAIKLANGKIFTVKAPRKTADEIYIQSARLNGKTYSKTYITHQDIMNGSTLEFKMGKKPSSWGKSPSDRPLYTAYN
- a CDS encoding glycoside hydrolase family 97 protein, with protein sequence MKTTIKYYLCISFMIVCLCFKVQAQKSSVYEIASPDKSLVIVVENDSVLRYSLKKNNNIVINPSTIRLMMNGGPVWGEKGIVIGQTIGTTNEKVYPVAGNDRELTNHYNQLSLKFKKGYSVVFRLYNEGMAYRFCGNRPAQDSLVVVNEDASFNLSDNPAVILPQTDNFTAWELSNVLYNGVSDIKENKYGITPTLFTNQKQNLRIVIAESDLNNYPGMYIRKKNGMMRGFWAAYPKKIEMGSWGNFITVVKERQNYLARTAGNHAFPWRVAIVAQNDKDLLANNMIYLLAKPQQISNTDWIHPGKATWEWWHCAILEKAPFKSGSKNLSTQLYKYYIDFAAENKIDYLLVDAGWSNVFNPTDLNKNIDIKEVIRYGKEKKVGVWLWTVAATLFQNPNCYLDSISSWGAAGVKIDFFDRDDAQVMPEYENLAKACAERHLMVDFHGCSKPTGLNRAYPNILSYEAMRGEECFKWDTSSNPDYQLQCVFSRMLVGGIDYTPGSMRNCTLEKFKPIDPGLPSSLGTRAHELAMYVVLTSPFACLSDSPDEYRKYPDILNYLGRVPTSWDKSVPLAARVGEYAVIAKQKGDVWYVGGLNAWGERKITFNCSFLEPGKKYTVELFKDKKASNKEAQIYEHKVIKITGDKTFQMDMASGGGFVMVINEL